Proteins encoded by one window of Campylobacter concisus:
- the flgK gene encoding flagellar hook-associated protein FlgK: protein MANIFMSLGTGVSGLNAAQLQISTTGNNIANADSNYYTRQRVVQSASPAMNTVPGGVGTGTQVDTITRLHDEFAYSRLKYSSSNLENTAYKQRILQEATKYFPDLKDNGMVKDIQEYFSAWNNFASNPNAGAQKVNLINKASVLTASINRSSKMLYDMHEKIDETIKININEINSLGRQIANINKQIQRIESGADAGIKINANDLRDKRDELELAMSKLVNTAVYKSDLKSNSRVDTGITDQGKYYNLNIGGVSIVDGVNFHEISMSSTESGRYTKIYYEREDGRRIPMEEKITGGKIGAALDLRGRNYEPDNDKFSDGTIQKYIDNLNTFSKTLITSTNNIYAESAVEISNSDPISYLEGDKTLMNHDNSIRNGSFEAIVYDNKGNVVARKTINVNGTTTMNDTRYGNSIVKDFNSNSDDNKDNNMLNDVDDFFEASYFYDKNTKKGTFSLIPKQAQGLYSISIVDHGTNFPGAVGINRFFSGTDSNSIGINQNFTQDHTKLRAYSKPVIGNNEVANKMIQLQYQKQTFYSSGIALDRDETIEGYYRYLTTDMASDTEANNTIHDTNTSLQKTAEEEFQSTSGVDTNEELTNLIRFQASYGAAAKIITTVDQMLDTLLSLKQ from the coding sequence ATGGCTAATATTTTTATGTCATTAGGCACGGGTGTTTCTGGGCTAAATGCGGCCCAGCTTCAAATAAGTACAACCGGAAATAATATCGCAAATGCCGATAGCAACTACTATACAAGACAACGTGTTGTCCAATCTGCATCTCCAGCTATGAATACAGTCCCTGGTGGAGTTGGCACAGGCACGCAAGTAGATACTATAACAAGGCTTCATGATGAGTTTGCCTACTCAAGACTAAAATACTCATCGTCAAATTTAGAAAACACGGCCTATAAACAAAGAATTTTGCAAGAAGCTACAAAATATTTTCCTGATCTAAAAGATAATGGAATGGTGAAGGATATTCAGGAGTATTTTTCCGCGTGGAATAACTTTGCTTCAAACCCTAATGCAGGTGCTCAGAAAGTAAATTTGATAAATAAAGCAAGTGTATTGACTGCAAGTATCAACCGCTCATCAAAGATGCTTTATGATATGCATGAAAAGATTGATGAAACGATAAAAATAAATATAAATGAGATAAATTCTCTGGGCAGACAAATAGCAAATATTAATAAGCAAATCCAAAGAATAGAATCAGGCGCAGACGCTGGTATAAAAATAAATGCAAATGATCTTCGTGATAAACGTGATGAGCTTGAGCTTGCTATGTCAAAGCTGGTAAATACGGCAGTTTATAAAAGCGATCTAAAGAGCAATTCTAGGGTAGATACAGGAATAACAGATCAAGGAAAATACTACAATCTAAATATTGGTGGTGTAAGTATCGTTGATGGTGTAAATTTTCATGAAATTTCTATGAGTTCAACCGAAAGTGGACGATATACAAAAATTTATTATGAAAGAGAAGACGGCAGAAGAATCCCAATGGAAGAAAAGATCACGGGCGGTAAAATCGGAGCTGCACTTGATCTTAGGGGTCGAAATTACGAGCCAGATAATGATAAATTTAGTGACGGAACGATCCAAAAATACATTGATAATTTAAATACATTTAGTAAAACCTTGATAACAAGTACAAATAATATCTATGCCGAATCCGCAGTTGAAATTTCTAACTCAGATCCGATAAGTTATTTAGAAGGCGATAAGACGTTGATGAATCATGATAATAGTATAAGAAACGGAAGTTTTGAAGCTATTGTTTATGATAACAAAGGCAATGTTGTGGCCAGAAAAACTATAAATGTAAATGGTACGACGACGATGAATGATACAAGATATGGCAACTCTATCGTCAAAGACTTTAACTCAAACTCAGATGACAATAAAGACAATAATATGCTAAATGACGTTGATGACTTTTTCGAGGCATCATATTTTTATGATAAAAATACTAAAAAAGGTACATTTTCTCTCATTCCAAAACAAGCTCAAGGGCTTTATAGCATATCGATAGTCGATCACGGCACAAATTTCCCAGGTGCTGTTGGTATAAATAGATTTTTCTCAGGTACTGACTCAAATAGTATCGGCATAAATCAAAATTTTACCCAAGACCACACAAAGCTTCGTGCCTACTCAAAGCCAGTTATCGGAAATAATGAAGTTGCAAATAAAATGATCCAGCTTCAGTATCAAAAGCAGACCTTTTACTCAAGTGGCATAGCGCTTGATAGAGATGAGACGATCGAGGGATATTACCGCTATCTTACGACTGACATGGCGAGTGATACAGAGGCAAATAATACGATCCACGATACAAATACATCTTTACAAAAGACAGCTGAAGAGGAATTTCAATCAACAAGTGGCGTAGATACGAACGAAGAGCTTACAAATTTGATTCGCTTTCAAGCAAGTTACGGCGCAGCAGCAAAGATCATCACGACAGTTGATCAAATGCTTGACACGCTTCTTTCACTAAAACAATGA
- a CDS encoding NAD(P)H-dependent glycerol-3-phosphate dehydrogenase, giving the protein MSIAVIGAGKWGSALFHAFSENNECVISSRTPREMPNFVSLDEALECEYLVCTIPTQATNLWLKQNYKNKSQKILVASKGIDTANLKFLNEIYEDFVDRENLAFLSGPTFAKEIMQKLPCALVVNSKNQNLALKFASFFPSYMKAYTSDDVIGAEVCGAYKNVIAIAGGICDGLGLGNNARASLISRGLVEMARFGKFFGAKDETFMGLSGAGDLFLTASSILSRNYRVGLGIARHERLEKILNELGEVAEGVDTARAISKIAKEKDIYVPIASEVENMLNGKDVFESVKSLLGRR; this is encoded by the coding sequence ATGAGCATAGCAGTCATCGGAGCTGGCAAGTGGGGCAGTGCGCTGTTTCACGCATTTAGTGAGAATAACGAGTGTGTCATCAGCTCAAGAACGCCAAGAGAGATGCCAAATTTTGTAAGCTTGGATGAAGCTTTGGAGTGTGAATACCTAGTCTGCACGATCCCAACGCAAGCTACAAATTTATGGCTAAAACAAAACTACAAAAACAAAAGTCAAAAGATCCTAGTCGCCAGCAAGGGCATAGACACGGCAAATCTTAAATTTTTAAATGAAATTTATGAAGACTTTGTTGATAGAGAAAATTTAGCCTTTCTCTCAGGACCGACCTTTGCAAAAGAGATCATGCAAAAGCTGCCTTGCGCTTTGGTGGTAAATTCTAAAAATCAAAATTTAGCTTTAAAATTTGCCTCATTTTTTCCAAGCTACATGAAAGCATACACCTCTGATGACGTGATCGGCGCTGAGGTGTGTGGTGCCTATAAAAATGTGATCGCCATAGCTGGTGGCATCTGTGACGGTCTTGGTCTTGGCAACAACGCAAGGGCGAGTCTCATTTCACGTGGGCTTGTCGAGATGGCTAGATTTGGTAAATTTTTTGGTGCAAAAGATGAGACATTTATGGGACTAAGTGGTGCAGGAGATCTTTTCCTAACCGCTTCATCGATACTTTCACGCAACTACCGCGTAGGTCTTGGTATCGCAAGGCACGAGAGATTAGAAAAAATTCTAAATGAGCTTGGTGAAGTGGCAGAGGGTGTGGATACTGCAAGGGCTATTAGCAAGATCGCTAAAGAAAAGGACATATACGTGCCGATTGCCAGTGAGGTTGAAAATATGCTAAATGGCAAAGATGTTTTTGAGAGCGTTAAATCGCTTTTGGGAAGAAGATGA
- a CDS encoding TIGR02757 family protein: MSELKSLLDSHVLSKNTNLGLFEAPDPLQVATKFKEPNIALICALFAYGNAKMIVKFLNSLEFGLLDESEQNIKKNLSNFKYRFQNENDVREIFITLSRLKKEGEIEEILRQGLAKNGEMIDGVNELIKFIYGLNSYRSDGYEFFFGKSFDKEPQSPYKRYNMYLRWMVRDSDIDLGLFKNLPKDKLLIPLDVHTHRVSLNLGLINRKSYDFKAVMDLTKKLREFDELDPIKYDFALYRIGQSKELETIVKNLNQ, encoded by the coding sequence ATGAGCGAACTAAAGAGCCTTTTAGACTCGCACGTACTTAGCAAAAATACAAATTTGGGGCTATTTGAAGCCCCAGATCCACTTCAGGTAGCCACTAAATTTAAAGAGCCAAACATAGCACTCATTTGTGCGTTATTTGCTTATGGTAACGCAAAAATGATAGTGAAATTTCTAAATTCGCTTGAATTTGGTTTGCTTGATGAGAGTGAGCAAAATATCAAGAAAAATCTGTCAAATTTCAAATACCGCTTTCAAAATGAAAATGATGTGAGAGAAATTTTTATCACTCTCTCACGTCTTAAAAAAGAGGGTGAGATAGAGGAAATTTTACGCCAAGGTCTTGCAAAAAACGGTGAAATGATAGATGGCGTAAATGAGCTTATCAAATTTATATATGGGCTAAATTCTTACCGCTCTGACGGATATGAGTTTTTCTTTGGTAAGAGTTTTGATAAAGAGCCACAAAGCCCATATAAACGCTATAACATGTATCTTCGCTGGATGGTAAGGGATAGCGACATCGACCTTGGGCTATTTAAAAATTTGCCAAAAGATAAGCTTTTGATACCGCTTGATGTGCATACACATAGAGTTTCTTTAAATTTAGGACTTATAAACAGAAAGAGCTATGATTTCAAAGCAGTCATGGATCTTACAAAAAAACTTAGAGAATTTGACGAGCTAGATCCGATAAAATACGACTTTGCACTTTATAGAATAGGGCAGAGTAAAGAGCTAGAAACTATCGTAAAAAATCTTAATCAATAA
- a CDS encoding flagellar biosynthesis anti-sigma factor FlgM has translation MIRPLNQRPNFQANTLNKNSDAKVETQSKEVRTNENAKLKEIADAIANGTYQVDISKTARAVADALL, from the coding sequence ATGATAAGGCCTTTGAATCAAAGACCAAATTTTCAGGCAAATACGCTAAATAAAAATAGCGATGCCAAGGTCGAAACTCAGAGTAAAGAAGTAAGAACAAATGAAAACGCAAAGCTAAAAGAGATAGCTGACGCCATAGCAAATGGCACTTATCAGGTTGATATCTCAAAAACGGCTAGGGCTGTGGCTGATGCGTTGCTGTAA
- a CDS encoding GmrSD restriction endonuclease domain-containing protein: MFESKYLIPIYQRNYAWKSYEIGMLLDDIKSNDDGYFIGSLVVKQKDGVFEVIDGQQRLTTLFLILRYLKHDIKGNLEFEARQKSNETIEKICNDNNWTDLPSSKIVDGFKIIEKYFLENKKDESFKSKILNAKLLRVPVPNDADLNHFFEIMNTRGEQLEAHQIAKAQILEVLEEKDRKIAALVWDACADMDRYVQMSFEKKLREQIFGNDWNKICNESELFEISIENNNNAKEEPLNKILENKNLTSEKTTQNENENERFSSIINFPNFLLQVNAAMSNNTSSSSTNELLYDKKLIDNLKKHFNNSENAKNFIYNLLKFRFLFDKFIIKTDENDDEKWSLKMLKKYSNNKVAFSYVDTLYDNRLVVALQSCLRITYTSPRAMEWIFTLLKGLNKNTTANMQEILETYANEKVKNALEKSNSYPMCERE, encoded by the coding sequence ATTTTTGAAAGCAAGTATCTGATACCCATATATCAGCGTAACTACGCTTGGAAAAGTTATGAGATAGGGATGCTTTTAGATGATATTAAAAGTAATGATGATGGGTATTTTATAGGGAGTTTGGTTGTTAAGCAAAAAGATGGTGTTTTTGAAGTTATAGATGGGCAACAAAGACTCACAACTCTATTTTTGATACTAAGATATCTTAAGCATGACATAAAAGGCAACCTAGAATTTGAAGCTAGGCAAAAGTCAAACGAAACGATAGAAAAAATTTGCAATGATAATAATTGGACTGATTTGCCGTCTAGTAAAATAGTAGATGGGTTTAAAATTATAGAAAAATATTTTTTGGAAAATAAAAAAGACGAGAGTTTTAAAAGTAAAATTTTAAATGCCAAACTTCTACGCGTACCAGTCCCAAATGATGCCGATCTAAATCATTTTTTTGAGATAATGAACACAAGGGGCGAGCAACTTGAAGCTCATCAGATCGCAAAAGCACAAATTTTAGAAGTCTTAGAAGAAAAAGACAGAAAAATAGCTGCATTGGTTTGGGACGCATGTGCAGACATGGATAGATACGTGCAGATGAGCTTTGAAAAAAAACTAAGAGAACAAATTTTTGGCAATGACTGGAATAAAATTTGTAATGAAAGCGAACTTTTTGAAATTTCTATCGAAAATAACAATAATGCCAAAGAAGAGCCATTGAACAAAATTTTAGAAAATAAAAATTTAACTTCTGAAAAAACAACACAAAATGAAAACGAAAATGAAAGGTTTTCATCTATCATAAATTTTCCAAATTTCCTTTTACAGGTAAATGCAGCTATGAGCAATAATACAAGCAGTAGCAGTACAAATGAGCTGCTTTATGATAAAAAATTGATTGATAATTTAAAAAAACACTTCAATAATAGTGAAAATGCCAAAAATTTTATCTATAACCTTTTAAAATTTAGATTTTTGTTTGATAAATTTATTATAAAAACCGATGAAAATGACGACGAAAAATGGTCGCTAAAAATGCTTAAAAAATACTCCAACAACAAAGTTGCATTTAGTTATGTGGATACGCTCTATGACAACAGGCTAGTTGTCGCTTTGCAATCTTGTTTGCGCATAACATACACCTCACCGCGCGCTATGGAGTGGATATTTACGCTTCTTAAGGGACTTAACAAAAATACAACAGCCAATATGCAAGAAATTTTAGAAACCTATGCAAATGAGAAGGTAAAAAATGCGCTAGAAAAAAGCAATTCCTATCCTATGTGTGAGAGAGAATAA
- the flgN gene encoding flagellar export chaperone FlgN yields the protein MIKKLLDEAIGELDELINLTIQDIANIKEAKHSSVDESVKKKNALVRAFEDTKRALDKELLKVSKESGTTTLASVLDDEVKSKLVLMRSKLENLHKVNKEYARHVVAVKEFFDSLNEKIFGTKASEYGQDGNSIDNNFYKSRV from the coding sequence ATGATAAAAAAGCTTTTGGACGAGGCTATAGGCGAGCTTGATGAGCTTATAAATTTAACTATACAAGATATCGCAAATATAAAAGAGGCTAAGCACTCAAGCGTTGATGAGAGTGTAAAGAAAAAAAATGCCTTAGTTCGTGCATTTGAAGATACAAAAAGAGCACTAGATAAAGAGCTTTTAAAGGTATCAAAAGAGAGCGGTACGACTACACTTGCTAGTGTTTTAGACGATGAAGTGAAGTCAAAACTTGTACTTATGCGTTCAAAGCTTGAAAATTTACATAAAGTCAATAAAGAATATGCAAGACATGTTGTTGCTGTTAAAGAATTTTTTGACTCACTTAATGAAAAAATTTTTGGCACTAAAGCAAGTGAATACGGCCAAGATGGAAATAGCATAGATAATAATTTTTATAAATCAAGGGTTTAA
- a CDS encoding TSUP family transporter, translated as MEFDLLSYVVFFVAAFLGGFIDSIAGGGGLITLPAIMAMGVPPHLALGTNKLQGVFGSFTATLNFTKRGLINYKECFVGIVFTFIGAIIGAVVILFLNTNFLKIIIPFLLIAIFIYTLFMPKVGENDRAAKMNEKLFYVVFGLILGFYDGFFGPGTGSFWTFAIVALIGLNLKKAVAHTKLLNFTSNIVALGIFIAGGQMLWVVGLLMAVGQILGAYFGSNLVIKKEVKFIRTIFLVVVAVTICKLIFDYFRV; from the coding sequence ATGGAATTTGATCTACTTAGCTATGTCGTTTTTTTTGTAGCTGCATTTTTAGGCGGTTTTATCGATTCTATCGCTGGTGGAGGTGGTCTTATAACGCTTCCAGCTATTATGGCGATGGGCGTACCACCACACCTTGCACTTGGTACAAATAAGCTTCAAGGTGTCTTTGGTAGCTTTACGGCGACTCTAAATTTCACAAAACGGGGATTAATTAATTATAAAGAGTGCTTTGTAGGTATTGTTTTTACTTTTATTGGAGCTATCATCGGAGCGGTGGTTATCCTATTTTTAAATACAAATTTTTTAAAGATAATTATCCCATTTTTACTGATTGCTATTTTTATCTACACGCTTTTTATGCCAAAAGTCGGTGAAAACGATAGAGCTGCAAAGATGAATGAAAAGCTATTTTATGTAGTTTTTGGGCTAATACTTGGCTTTTATGATGGTTTTTTTGGTCCAGGAACAGGCTCTTTTTGGACATTTGCGATAGTGGCATTAATTGGGCTAAATTTAAAAAAGGCTGTCGCTCATACGAAACTCTTAAATTTTACTAGTAATATCGTTGCTCTTGGCATTTTTATAGCTGGCGGACAGATGCTTTGGGTCGTTGGACTTTTGATGGCAGTTGGTCAAATTTTAGGCGCATATTTTGGATCAAATCTTGTCATTAAAAAAGAGGTCAAATTTATTAGAACAATATTTCTAGTGGTAGTTGCAGTGACTATTTGTAAATTGATTTTCGATTATTTCAGGGTTTAA
- a CDS encoding GmrSD restriction endonuclease domain-containing protein, which yields MLYRECIVSTQDNKIKKKLQNAFKAVGNVNLKNLKEWEFKFRDSIEHFYPQNPSGDSIERINDNKILNSFGNLALVTTSGNSKFSNLAPSAKQTTYPNIIIQSLKLILMSACINGNNIDEYKQAISEHEKEMLTLLRVQKRNNII from the coding sequence ATTTTATATAGAGAGTGTATAGTTAGCACTCAAGACAATAAAATCAAGAAAAAATTACAAAATGCTTTTAAAGCGGTTGGCAATGTAAATTTAAAAAATTTAAAAGAGTGGGAATTTAAATTTAGAGACTCTATCGAGCATTTTTACCCACAAAATCCTTCTGGAGATAGTATAGAGCGCATAAATGATAACAAAATTTTGAATTCTTTTGGTAACTTAGCGCTTGTTACAACTTCTGGTAACTCTAAATTTTCTAATCTCGCCCCATCCGCAAAGCAAACTACATATCCAAATATAATAATACAAAGCCTAAAACTGATATTGATGTCAGCATGTATAAATGGCAACAATATAGATGAATATAAACAAGCGATTAGCGAACATGAAAAAGAAATGCTAACTTTATTAAGAGTGCAAAAGCGGAATAATATTATATGA
- the gatB gene encoding Asp-tRNA(Asn)/Glu-tRNA(Gln) amidotransferase subunit GatB — protein sequence MFEVVIGLEVHTQLNTKTKIFCSCSTSFGDEANTHVCPTCLALPGALPVLNKEAVKKAISFGTAINAKINKKSVFNRKNYFYPDLPKAYQISQFEIPIVEGGELIIDVNGTKKRIGVTRAHLEEDAGKNIHEETESLVDLNRAGTPLLEIVSEPDLRSSDEAVAYLKKLHSILRFLNISDANMQEGSFRCDANVSIRPKGDTKLYTRVEIKNLNSFKFIQKAIDYEVERQSAAWEDGKYDEEVYQETRLFDTTNLVTRSMRGKEDSAEYRYFPDPDLLPVEVSEQMYDEAIKIPELAEQKVARYVSGLGVKESDALNLTQSVEMARYFEELIAAGIQPKLATTWLIVELLGRLNNGVTIETSPVNSAKMINLLKRIEDGTISGKAAKEVLDYLMENDADVDSVIEKLGLKQVSDDSAIIAIIDQILAANADKVEEYKNGKDKMFGFFVGQVMKEGKGAFNPGKVNELLKAKIG from the coding sequence ATGTTTGAAGTCGTTATCGGTTTAGAAGTTCACACTCAGCTTAATACAAAAACTAAAATTTTCTGCTCTTGTTCAACTAGCTTCGGCGACGAGGCAAACACGCACGTTTGTCCAACCTGCTTAGCGCTTCCTGGAGCGCTGCCTGTGCTAAACAAAGAGGCTGTAAAAAAGGCGATCAGCTTTGGCACAGCGATAAACGCTAAGATAAATAAAAAATCAGTCTTTAATAGAAAAAACTACTTCTACCCAGACCTTCCAAAGGCATATCAAATTTCTCAGTTTGAGATCCCTATCGTAGAAGGTGGCGAGCTAATAATCGATGTAAACGGTACTAAAAAACGCATCGGTGTAACTAGAGCGCACCTTGAAGAGGATGCTGGCAAGAACATCCATGAAGAAACCGAGAGTTTGGTTGATCTAAACAGAGCTGGTACGCCACTTCTTGAGATAGTTAGCGAACCAGATCTTAGAAGCAGTGATGAGGCGGTGGCTTATCTTAAAAAATTGCACTCGATCCTTCGCTTTTTAAATATAAGTGATGCGAATATGCAAGAGGGCAGCTTTCGCTGCGACGCAAACGTCTCTATTCGCCCAAAAGGCGACACCAAGCTTTATACAAGGGTTGAGATAAAAAACCTAAACTCATTTAAATTTATCCAAAAGGCGATTGACTACGAAGTAGAGCGCCAAAGTGCAGCTTGGGAAGATGGCAAATACGATGAAGAGGTCTATCAAGAGACAAGGCTGTTTGACACGACAAATTTAGTGACAAGATCAATGCGTGGCAAAGAGGATAGCGCGGAGTATAGGTATTTTCCTGACCCTGACTTGCTTCCTGTTGAAGTGTCAGAGCAGATGTATGACGAAGCGATAAAAATTCCAGAGCTTGCCGAGCAAAAGGTAGCAAGATATGTTAGTGGGCTAGGCGTAAAAGAGAGTGATGCTCTAAATTTAACTCAAAGTGTCGAGATGGCTAGATATTTTGAAGAGCTGATCGCTGCTGGAATTCAGCCTAAACTTGCTACTACTTGGCTCATAGTCGAGCTTCTTGGCCGCTTAAATAACGGAGTAACGATCGAGACAAGCCCAGTTAATAGTGCTAAAATGATAAATTTACTAAAACGCATAGAAGATGGCACGATAAGCGGCAAGGCCGCAAAAGAGGTACTAGACTACCTAATGGAAAATGACGCAGACGTTGATAGCGTCATCGAAAAGCTTGGCTTAAAACAAGTGAGTGACGACTCAGCGATCATCGCGATCATAGATCAAATTTTAGCCGCAAATGCTGATAAGGTAGAAGAGTATAAAAACGGCAAAGATAAGATGTTTGGCTTCTTTGTGGGTCAGGTGATGAAAGAGGGCAAGGGCGCCTTTAACCCAGGCAAGGTCAATGAGCTTTTAAAGGCCAAAATAGGCTAA
- a CDS encoding glycoside hydrolase family 3 N-terminal domain-containing protein: MRALKFILFVAIFALELNGAEVSLRAKVSQMIMVGFNGASTKDAAFRAMLSDAGYERFGGVMLLGRNITNKALLKSSIKAIKEKSPKIFIAIDEEGGNVSRMKDKSFDGPYPSAYEVASTLDIKSAYDLYSKMAINLKECGINLNFAPVVDLHDENSPIIAAKQRAFSEYASKVVIYADAFMDAFKEQGILTTLKHFPGHGSSKEDSHKNKSEVTLSKDALLPYKDAISTGRAQIIMVGHLFVKGIDEDNPATLSKKIITDMLRNELKFNGVVISDDMLMKGVGDDALAQKVVKFINAGGDILLFSEFKINNQRTADLITQIIIDAVNEKKISKERIDASYKRIMALKVKL, translated from the coding sequence ATGAGAGCTTTAAAATTTATACTTTTTGTGGCCATTTTTGCTCTGGAGCTTAATGGCGCAGAAGTGAGCCTAAGAGCTAAGGTCTCGCAGATGATAATGGTTGGCTTTAATGGGGCTAGCACAAAAGATGCTGCATTTCGCGCGATGTTAAGCGACGCTGGATATGAGAGATTTGGCGGAGTGATGCTGCTTGGCAGAAACATCACCAACAAAGCCCTGCTAAAATCTAGCATAAAAGCTATCAAAGAAAAAAGTCCTAAAATTTTTATCGCTATCGACGAAGAGGGCGGCAATGTGAGCCGCATGAAGGACAAAAGCTTTGATGGCCCATATCCTAGTGCATACGAGGTCGCAAGCACGCTTGATATCAAAAGCGCATATGATCTCTACTCAAAAATGGCTATAAATTTAAAAGAGTGCGGTATAAATCTAAATTTTGCCCCAGTGGTCGATCTACACGACGAAAACTCGCCGATCATCGCCGCTAAACAAAGGGCGTTTAGCGAGTATGCAAGCAAGGTAGTGATCTATGCTGATGCTTTTATGGACGCATTTAAAGAGCAGGGCATTCTAACGACACTTAAGCACTTTCCAGGGCATGGCAGCTCAAAAGAGGACTCGCATAAAAATAAGAGCGAGGTCACGCTAAGCAAGGATGCGCTGCTACCATATAAAGACGCCATAAGCACTGGTAGAGCGCAGATCATCATGGTCGGACACCTTTTTGTAAAAGGCATCGACGAGGACAATCCAGCCACACTTTCTAAAAAAATAATAACCGATATGTTACGAAATGAACTTAAATTTAATGGCGTGGTTATCAGCGATGATATGCTGATGAAAGGCGTTGGCGACGATGCTTTGGCGCAAAAGGTGGTGAAATTTATAAACGCTGGAGGCGATATCTTACTTTTTAGCGAGTTTAAGATAAACAACCAAAGAACGGCCGATCTTATCACTCAGATTATAATCGATGCAGTAAACGAGAAAAAGATCAGCAAAGAGCGAATTGACGCTTCATATAAGAGGATAATGGCTCTAAAAGTGAAGCTGTAA
- a CDS encoding superoxide dismutase family protein, whose translation MKKIVLLSAVLGTLLFAHEGHHFDAKAGEHLVIPVNELSEKGDKSVGEVVAVKTNYGVAFFPNLKGLTAGLHGFHIHENADCGATEKGLGMKAGGHWDPAGTKMHSFAWDDKGHKGDLPALYVDAEGNANYPVLAPKIKSLDELKGHSLMVHVGGDNHSDNPKALGGGGARMLCGVIK comes from the coding sequence ATGAAAAAAATCGTTTTACTAAGTGCAGTTTTGGGAACTTTGCTTTTTGCTCACGAAGGTCATCACTTTGATGCGAAAGCTGGAGAGCATCTAGTTATACCTGTTAATGAGCTAAGCGAGAAGGGCGATAAGAGTGTCGGCGAAGTAGTAGCTGTTAAGACAAACTACGGAGTTGCATTTTTTCCAAATTTAAAGGGACTTACTGCAGGACTACACGGCTTTCACATCCATGAAAATGCTGACTGTGGTGCGACTGAAAAAGGCCTTGGCATGAAAGCAGGCGGTCACTGGGATCCAGCTGGCACAAAGATGCACTCTTTTGCATGGGACGACAAGGGCCACAAAGGCGATTTGCCAGCACTTTACGTAGATGCTGAGGGCAATGCAAACTATCCAGTACTAGCCCCAAAGATAAAAAGTCTTGACGAGCTAAAAGGTCACTCATTAATGGTTCATGTTGGTGGCGACAACCACAGTGACAACCCAAAAGCACTTGGCGGCGGTGGCGCTAGAATGCTTTGTGGCGTTATCAAGTAA
- a CDS encoding F0F1 ATP synthase subunit A, with protein sequence MKDLFLFSNFLNSSHAFIYAFHFLLVALIVIIVAYIARSKMQLVPRGLQNIVEAYLEGVISMGRDTLGSEKLARKYLPLVATIGFIVFFSNVVGIIPGFESPTSSLNLTLVLALVVFVYYNFEGIRENGFFKYFGHFMGPNKFLAPIMFPVEVISHLSRVVSLSFRLFGNIKGDDLFLLAMLTLAPWFAPLPAFALLTLMAVLQTFIFMMLTYVYLAGAVAISEHEH encoded by the coding sequence ATGAAAGATTTGTTTCTATTTTCAAATTTCCTAAATAGCTCCCACGCCTTTATCTATGCGTTTCACTTTCTACTTGTAGCTTTGATTGTTATCATAGTTGCTTATATAGCAAGGAGTAAGATGCAGCTTGTGCCAAGAGGTCTTCAAAATATAGTTGAAGCTTATTTAGAGGGCGTTATATCGATGGGAAGAGATACTTTAGGCAGTGAAAAACTAGCTAGGAAATATCTTCCACTTGTTGCAACTATCGGTTTTATAGTATTTTTTTCAAATGTTGTAGGTATTATTCCTGGATTTGAGTCACCAACATCAAGTCTAAATTTAACTCTAGTTTTGGCTTTGGTTGTATTTGTTTATTACAACTTTGAGGGCATTAGAGAAAATGGATTTTTCAAGTACTTTGGACACTTTATGGGACCGAATAAATTTCTAGCTCCTATTATGTTTCCAGTTGAAGTCATCTCACATCTTTCACGTGTAGTTTCGCTATCATTTCGTCTTTTTGGTAACATCAAAGGCGATGACTTGTTCTTACTTGCGATGCTTACACTTGCACCTTGGTTTGCTCCACTTCCAGCCTTTGCACTTCTAACACTTATGGCTGTTTTGCAAACATTTATTTTCATGATGCTAACTTACGTTTATCTAGCTGGCGCAGTCGCTATTAGCGAGCATGAGCATTAA